One window of Chloroflexus aggregans DSM 9485 genomic DNA carries:
- a CDS encoding DNA adenine methylase — MKRNGTPSPVIKRSKKRILAFGWYGGKYSHLDWLLPLLPSCHHYCEPFGGSAAVLLNREPSPVETYNDIDGDVVHFFRVLRDEPERLVRAIGLTPFSREEFAIACEIDPSLDPVECARRFYVRARQVRTGLAQSATLGRWANCKNTSRAGMAGAVSRWLGAIEDLPDIALRLLRVQIENRPSIEVIRLYDSPDTLFYCDPPYVHDTWGDNNAYAYEMNNEEHRQLALVLNSVQGFVAISGYDCDLMNDLYPSPNWYKNIAPTKTIHSTKDE; from the coding sequence ATGAAGAGAAATGGCACACCCTCCCCAGTTATTAAGCGAAGCAAAAAACGGATACTAGCATTTGGTTGGTATGGTGGAAAGTATTCACACCTTGATTGGCTTTTGCCCTTGCTGCCCTCATGCCACCATTACTGCGAGCCATTTGGCGGCTCGGCTGCTGTTTTATTGAACCGAGAACCTTCACCTGTAGAAACATACAACGACATTGACGGCGACGTTGTACATTTCTTCCGTGTTTTGCGAGATGAGCCAGAACGTTTAGTCAGGGCAATTGGTCTTACACCTTTTTCGCGAGAAGAATTTGCAATAGCCTGTGAAATAGACCCATCTTTAGACCCCGTTGAATGTGCAAGAAGGTTTTATGTGCGTGCTCGTCAAGTGCGAACAGGTCTGGCTCAATCTGCAACATTGGGACGATGGGCAAATTGCAAAAATACGAGCAGAGCAGGTATGGCAGGAGCCGTATCTCGCTGGCTTGGTGCAATTGAAGATTTACCAGATATAGCTCTGCGCTTGCTGCGTGTTCAAATTGAAAACAGGCCTTCTATCGAAGTCATACGTTTGTACGATTCACCAGATACGCTTTTTTACTGCGATCCCCCTTATGTGCATGACACATGGGGCGATAACAACGCTTACGCTTATGAAATGAACAATGAAGAACATCGTCAACTAGCGTTGGTGCTGAATTCAGTTCAAGGCTTTGTGGCTATTTCAGGTTATGATTGCGATTTAATGAATGACTTGTATCCTTCTCCGAATTGGTACAAGAATATCGCCCCCACCAAAACAATACATTCGACCAAAGATGAGTGA
- a CDS encoding DUF1800 domain-containing protein, which translates to MAATCRTDLDWSERVRPYVEVRVATWLRALYSRRQLLEVLVDFWHNHFNVRADADSRIAATWPDYDRIIRTHALGNFNAMLLDVTKSVAMMYYLNNVSNKAGGGEGGNENFARELFELHTLGSDNYLKFYGQRENIPVVEYGSERFAAAYIDYDVYEASRCLTGWTIANGRDGRPNTGAFYLMEAWHDNFPKTVLAPAPLPGISPAPNFPFNNGAQRDGETAPRLVARHPRTGRNLCKKLCQRLVADDPPESLIDRATTVWMEHRDSPDQIRRVVETILLSPEAKNTFGRKIRRPLEAIWAFLRATNANAPNDVPSVNGDATDGNYWQRLFWSVDQTGHRLFGWDTPTGHPERAEYWANTNALTRTWSTFYTISQSWGGNFAIDIVGQTPAGLSCVGIVYFWLQRMLAYTSSGDLRTLLINFLAQGGDPNQPPQPLRSAPDWGSAEAVRDHINAMVQLLAMSPEFWLR; encoded by the coding sequence ATGGCAGCAACGTGTCGTACCGATTTAGATTGGTCTGAACGAGTACGCCCCTATGTCGAAGTACGGGTAGCAACGTGGTTGCGAGCTTTGTACAGTCGTCGGCAGCTTTTGGAGGTGTTGGTCGATTTCTGGCACAATCACTTCAATGTGCGCGCCGATGCCGACTCACGGATTGCGGCGACATGGCCAGATTATGACCGCATCATTCGCACCCACGCGCTTGGCAATTTTAACGCTATGCTCCTGGATGTGACCAAGAGTGTAGCGATGATGTACTACCTCAACAACGTCAGCAATAAAGCTGGCGGTGGTGAAGGGGGAAACGAGAACTTTGCTCGTGAACTCTTCGAGCTACACACCCTCGGCAGTGATAACTATCTCAAGTTCTACGGTCAGCGCGAAAACATTCCGGTCGTCGAATACGGCAGCGAACGGTTTGCCGCAGCGTACATCGACTACGACGTTTACGAAGCGTCGCGTTGCCTGACCGGTTGGACGATCGCCAACGGGCGCGATGGGAGACCGAACACCGGCGCGTTTTACCTGATGGAAGCGTGGCACGACAACTTTCCGAAAACGGTGCTCGCGCCGGCACCGCTTCCCGGCATCTCACCGGCGCCCAATTTCCCCTTCAACAATGGCGCGCAACGCGACGGCGAGACTGCACCGCGCCTCGTGGCCCGTCACCCCAGAACAGGGCGCAATCTGTGCAAAAAACTTTGCCAGCGCCTCGTAGCCGATGATCCACCTGAATCGTTGATTGACCGCGCAACCACTGTCTGGATGGAACACCGTGACTCGCCCGATCAGATCCGCAGAGTGGTTGAAACAATTTTGTTGTCACCAGAAGCAAAAAATACCTTCGGGCGTAAGATACGGCGTCCGTTGGAAGCAATCTGGGCCTTCTTGCGCGCTACGAATGCGAATGCGCCCAACGATGTTCCTTCCGTCAACGGTGATGCGACCGATGGTAACTACTGGCAGAGACTTTTTTGGAGCGTTGATCAGACCGGTCACCGTTTGTTTGGGTGGGATACGCCAACCGGTCACCCTGAGCGTGCTGAGTATTGGGCTAACACGAATGCGCTCACCAGGACATGGAGTACCTTCTACACGATTTCTCAATCGTGGGGTGGCAACTTTGCCATTGATATCGTTGGTCAAACTCCCGCCGGTCTCTCGTGTGTCGGCATCGTTTATTTTTGGCTGCAACGGATGCTGGCCTATACATCAAGCGGCGATCTACGGACGCTACTGATCAACTTTTTGGCTCAAGGTGGCGATCCAAACCAGCCACCGCAGCCGTTGCGCAGTGCGCCGGATTGGGGAAGTGCAGAGGCGGTACGTGACCATATCAATGCTATGGTGCAATTATTGGCGATGAGTCCTGAGTTCTGGTTGCGGTAA
- a CDS encoding twin-arginine translocation signal domain-containing protein: protein MQWTRREFLMGCSAAIAAMAAARIGHLAFAEPAQPQATNEIFVQIFLLGDVIDR, encoded by the coding sequence ATGCAGTGGACACGCCGTGAGTTTCTGATGGGTTGTAGCGCCGCGATTGCCGCTATGGCAGCAGCCCGGATCGGCCATTTGGCCTTTGCCGAGCCGGCACAGCCGCAGGCCACCAATGAGATTTTTGTGCAGATCTTCTTACTTGGAGATGTAATAGACCGATGA
- a CDS encoding flagellar basal body-associated FliL family protein → MHKTPYGLPVGQIDRPDVDPRKPYTEIGDPDAFSGRSYDERYITHFVYENRLPLNPTTAFLTPAFRNLDRPLTTDLELVGRPRQVYRATLQLPDDVYRERIAAEDLLTEIVRILLLIREEKQTRINTLLAGLSSEDTLPLSSEEIVNLIEQHLKCKNSSRLPVLIVAAAYNSVGERLGERILPLHSHNAADEQTGSLGDVEVCLKNDDHVVTVYEMKMKRVTVDDIDRALEKIASATNRIHNYIFITTDVISDDVKSYAAGCYAKTGGAEIAVLDCIGFLRHFLHFFHRSRAKFLDSYQNLVLSEPDSAVSQPLKEALLALRQAAEADRE, encoded by the coding sequence ATGCACAAGACTCCTTATGGCTTGCCTGTTGGCCAAATAGACCGACCAGATGTTGATCCCCGAAAGCCATACACCGAAATTGGCGATCCTGATGCTTTTTCTGGCCGTTCGTATGACGAAAGGTACATTACCCATTTTGTTTACGAGAACCGTTTGCCCTTAAACCCAACAACTGCTTTCCTTACTCCTGCATTTCGCAATTTGGACAGGCCTCTTACAACAGATTTAGAGTTGGTGGGAAGGCCCCGGCAAGTGTATAGGGCAACTCTCCAATTGCCGGATGACGTGTATCGAGAGAGAATTGCAGCGGAAGATTTGTTGACAGAAATAGTGCGTATATTGTTGCTCATACGAGAAGAGAAACAAACAAGGATAAACACTTTACTTGCTGGACTTTCATCCGAAGACACGTTACCTCTATCATCTGAAGAAATTGTCAACCTGATTGAACAACATCTCAAATGTAAAAATTCTAGCAGATTGCCCGTTTTAATTGTTGCTGCTGCCTATAATTCTGTGGGAGAAAGACTTGGCGAGCGTATATTACCGTTACATAGCCATAACGCTGCTGATGAACAAACGGGTTCTCTGGGAGATGTGGAAGTATGTCTTAAAAATGATGACCACGTGGTAACAGTGTATGAGATGAAAATGAAACGAGTAACGGTTGATGATATTGACCGTGCGCTCGAGAAGATTGCATCGGCCACTAACAGAATACATAACTACATCTTCATTACTACCGATGTAATTAGCGATGATGTTAAATCTTATGCAGCAGGATGCTATGCAAAAACTGGCGGCGCCGAGATCGCCGTACTTGATTGCATAGGCTTTCTACGTCACTTTTTGCATTTCTTCCATAGATCACGAGCCAAGTTTTTAGACTCTTACCAAAACCTTGTGTTGAGCGAACCTGATAGTGCAGTGAGTCAGCCTCTAAAAGAAGCCCTCTTGGCATTAAGGCAAGCGGCAGAAGCTGATAGAGAGTAG
- a CDS encoding glycosyltransferase: protein MWFALLWVLSGLALIASFGMNWRRMRRIPRLSPPCLPPDPPLISILIPARNEERVIGRCVRGVLAQRYPNFEVIVVDDGSTDRTPAILADLAANDPRLRVIPGRTLPPGWVGKCHACQQASDVAKGTWLLFLDADTVPEPDLTAALLCHALATNADLVTIFPFLALGTWAERLVLPSFVALIVSIFPFERLSQPDVRPTEVLANGQCLFVRRSAYDAVGGHYAVRGEVLEDVRLGQTLRAAGFTVRGAIGMEYLSVRMYTNAREVVEGLMKNASAGSRSGGWRSLAGMGLLLGQAYGPLILMVGGLLGGGVAGQAALVAGLVAWLAGLLFWGMLYRGFYRLSPFYALLWPIGLLMYLSIAGWGIVQVWLGRGVMWKGRRYAG from the coding sequence ATGTGGTTTGCTCTTCTATGGGTGCTGAGCGGCTTGGCCCTGATCGCTAGTTTTGGTATGAATTGGCGGCGTATGCGTCGTATTCCACGTCTATCGCCGCCTTGCTTGCCACCTGATCCGCCGTTGATCTCGATTCTGATCCCGGCACGAAATGAAGAACGGGTGATTGGTCGTTGTGTGAGGGGTGTCCTTGCGCAGCGCTATCCAAATTTCGAGGTGATCGTCGTTGATGACGGGTCTACCGACCGTACCCCGGCAATTCTCGCCGATCTAGCCGCTAACGATCCGCGGTTGCGCGTGATACCGGGGCGCACGTTGCCGCCGGGTTGGGTGGGTAAGTGTCATGCATGTCAGCAGGCCAGTGATGTGGCCAAAGGGACTTGGTTACTGTTTCTCGATGCTGATACCGTCCCAGAGCCGGATTTGACGGCAGCGTTGCTTTGTCACGCATTGGCAACAAATGCCGATCTGGTAACAATTTTCCCGTTTCTTGCGTTGGGAACGTGGGCTGAACGCCTGGTCTTACCATCGTTCGTGGCCTTAATTGTCTCGATCTTTCCTTTCGAGCGCCTCTCTCAACCTGATGTTCGTCCCACCGAGGTGCTGGCGAACGGTCAATGTCTGTTTGTGCGACGTTCAGCTTACGACGCAGTTGGTGGTCATTATGCGGTACGTGGTGAAGTTCTTGAAGATGTTCGACTAGGTCAGACGTTGCGTGCCGCCGGTTTTACCGTCCGTGGTGCGATCGGGATGGAATATCTCTCGGTACGGATGTATACGAATGCCCGTGAGGTCGTCGAAGGCTTGATGAAGAATGCGTCGGCCGGTTCGCGCAGTGGTGGCTGGCGCTCACTGGCCGGGATGGGATTACTATTAGGACAGGCGTATGGGCCGTTGATCCTTATGGTAGGTGGGTTGCTTGGTGGTGGTGTGGCCGGTCAGGCGGCATTGGTCGCCGGCTTGGTGGCATGGCTGGCCGGTTTACTTTTTTGGGGAATGTTGTATCGTGGTTTTTATCGTCTGAGCCCCTTCTATGCGCTCTTGTGGCCGATTGGGTTGCTGATGTATCTAAGTATCGCCGGTTGGGGTATTGTACAAGTCTGGTTAGGCCGGGGCGTGATGTGGAAAGGCCGGCGCTATGCGGGATGA